The genomic region aaaatgtgGATAAGCCCATTATCATTTCAAATGGAAATGTTAGTAGAATTTcattacaaaaacttgattaATACTTTTACATCGCAGAAGGTAATAAAATTAggctttaaataaaaaaaatgatatcaacatttaaataaaaattatttaattcatatttgattaataaaaaaggCCTATTTAAAATTGTCGCCTTAGGCCCTACAATTCATTGAGCAGCCCtgccacttacccaaaaagagaggcgCCCTAAAAGGTGCCCCGTGTCTCACAATATTACTACCTAATAAGTGaagaataaaatgaaatgtAAATGAATGTGATTATGTCCcttcaataatatataaataccaAAAGAGTaggaactaaattgacacatttgaaacattagagactaaattgacattcAATGCAAAGTTTAAGGActaaatgtataatttatgtttcaatGCCAGGCCAATTAGTACGAAAATTACTCTAGGTTATTTAAGTTTGTATAGTTATAAATGTCACATTTCATGAGAGGATGTCTTTagatgtaaatttgtttttttctttttttctttttttttggagaaaaattcaaacctatatctaatgaagatgtagatccatttttattttgagaaaaattaagacctacatctaatgaagatgtagatccatttttattttgagaaaaattaagacctacatctaatgaagatgtagagcctttttttatttgagaaaaattaagacctatatctaatgaagatgtaaattcgttttaattttgagaaaaattcaaatctacatctaatgaagatgtagatccctttttattttgagaaaaattcataacatgcagatttttgaaactaagaaagagatcataacaataataaaaaaaacaagaacatgctttaaaaatataaattgacaattcATGTTATAGATATTTGAAACAAATCAATTGAAAGAAATATACAAACATGTATCATCACAACAAAAGAaacataagaaaagaaaagggtaatcagaaacaaaagaaaagaaaagaaatttacgcaattatctttgaaacctaaaaaccctagctTGAAGAGAGGGAATATCAAAAAGGAAAGTTAGAAATATGAGAGTGTAAAAACGTGtctctctcccaaaaaaaaaaaaatgtctccaAGAGTCTCCTAAATTTTGAGATCCAatccctatttatagaggctagagttcttaaaaaataagcaacgaTGGGTAGAATGCAAATCGGGACACGTCTTTTTGCGAAAAAGTTGAAAAGGATGTGTCTTATCGTCACCCGAAGAGAGTtaggccaaagcccaaaaaagtGAAATTCGGCACTTTGAAAGTGCTGATCAGCACACCAAAAGTGCTGCATGGTACTCTTGGACGCCGATTGCACTTTTGTGTTCAAGTGCATTTTAGACtccttttttaggttttcttgaGCCAGGCCTTACACTTAAACGAGTTTTCAATCCGTATTCTAagatttttatctctttttagaATAATTTAGGTCTTTTCagcaacaattatcttgtagataaatgctcataaaataaatcttgataaagttcagattatccataattttattgttatctaatTATCCCCTTTATTCATATGCaagcaatcatattttaaacactaattattaaccaatcacaaaattatttaaataattttaattgtttaaccaatcagaattaatttaaattaatctttCGTGGTTGACtctacctagacacaatgcatgctgaccgtacaaacttgatcatgtgatatttTTCGATCTGACGGTCCAATTTGGAAACCGGACATACCGTCGTGACTAttagaacctcaagatcatttttatgatatgcaatgaacaaattaatgcatgtaatgcaatgaTGATTTTTGGGGTATGTGGAAGGTAATTCCAGTTATCTTCTTTAATTAAATCATGgatgcaaaattgagtgtctacaacTAGTAACCAGTCCGATTCTTTGACCAcactggtttttaaaaccaagGTGGCAAATAATCCCAACTAGACACATGTTTCAAAAAAGGATGGAAATAGAAGAGAATGGTTGCATCTTGATAAGTCCAGAACAATCATTGAGGTCATCCATCTTAATGGACGACCTTACATTAAAGGAAAAACTAAAACCGTTCATGCACATCCAACACATTAAAAGCCAACCATTACTCATTGGCCTTAAACTTTCATCAATACAATAACCATTACACACAGGTAATAATTTCACCTCCAATTATGTACAACAACTACCCAAATCAACTATAAATGGGACAATCCATCTCACTTGCTAAGGTATGTCCGAAAAAGACTACAAAATATAATCTATATGCAAAATATATGGGTTGATACTGACTCAAGCATCAGAGGCTCCCCCATCGGGGCTCTTCAATTAGCTTTTTTATTCTTGCAGATCTTCAAAGCTCGTCAAAAGCTCAAAATTGGATGAGTGACTCATCTAACGATTTTTTGTTTCATCAATTTGGTGCTATCGGTGGGGAAAGTTTAGCCATCACCATTAAACACACAACCATCACCAATACCACCATCAccatcaaacccaaaacccatccccatcaaatccaaaacccatcaccatcaaatccaaaaacccaTCACCACCATCACCCAACCTCCACCACAAGCCTTCACAAAACCcaagtcaaataaaaaaatcattgcaaAACATAACTAAAAAACCTCATCACCcaaatctgaagaaaaagaaaaacccaaaatctaaaattatatatatataaaatcccAAATTTGAATCCGAAAGTGAGAGTGGACAACGTGGAGGTTGGCGGCATGGCATGGCAAGGTCGGTGGTGGGACAACCAGCGGTGTGTTTGAGAGtgagggaggaagagagagagtgagagatagAGGCCTGAGCAAAAGGGAGAGTGGATGCTTGTGAAGAGAGaataaaaaggtttttttcTTAGCATTTATTTCTGTACCATTCCAAATTTGGAATGGTACTGTTCATCCATGCCAAATTGTTTGGCATTTAGAACACCTCATGTGAGTGATTTTTTGGTGTTTATTGCTCTAATGCCACTATGATTAGGTCAACgatttttttccctaaaggCCCAAGCCTAACACATGACATAATAATAGCATTCACATCAaatcttttaaaatatatagcttttagcaactcaaaaatccgctttatttattttaataaccCACTTTGCAATACACCAAACATCAAAaggttttattttaacatacaacacattaaaataatataaacaaaccaataaaataaatataaaaaacccTACAAATTCATACCACcctaacctctctctctcagccGCTCTGCCTCCTCTCTCATCCTCTTCACTTGCTCTATCCCTCTCTCCACCTCTCTCAAGCACCATCAACCACCACCAAGGAAGTTGATTCCGTACCGTACTGGCCAGTACCGCCGATATTTACTGTTCCAATAGCTCCGCCGGTACAGAAAGATGGTTGTTTCGTTCCGGTTTAAATTCCGGCCATACCGGATCATTCCGGCcataccggaaaaaataccgcaTTCCGGCCGGTAAATGCATACCGGACCGAaacaggaaaaagaagaagaagaaaaaaaaacattctcaCTCTCTCATCTCTCCACTCACCAGCGTCACTCGGATGATCTTCTTGCAAAACCGGcgttttctttctctctatcagatttactttcttttttctccggcattctctttctctctttcctccaACGTTATCTTTCTCTCTGATTAgctttctctttcctctttctTGGTGCGTCCAACTGAAGCCAACCTAGATTTACTTTCAGCTTCTTTAAACAACCAATGACAGCTTGCAAAGTTTATTAATGAAGTCAAAAGTAActtttttatgtcaaatttttttcatttttttaattattttccagCCCCTAAAAACTGTAAAAGTCCTCTCAAATGTCTCTCAAATGAcagttgttttatttattttttttgtttaagccCTCAGCTAGTTCACATGAAAggtaagcttttttttttttttttttttttttttttgagaaggcatGAAAGGTAAGCttagtattttaaatttaacttgatttttaattctttttatagatatagatgtataaacttgggcttgggcttgagCTTGTGCTTGTGTTGGGTTTAAGATTACAAATTAGTTTAATctatgaatttatatatatatatatatgggcttTAAAcactatttatatttatatacatatatatatagcggtaaacccgaaacggtacaccggtattgaccggtatccgaaatatatcgtaccgctaGTCAAActggtacagcctccggtactgTATTGACTCCCTTGACCACCACCGCaacccactaccaccaccaaccacaacaaGCCACTGCCACCATCAACCATAACCAACAAAACCATCAGCCACCACTGCAATGCATTGCTACCAACAACCACAACAAGCCATTGCCACCATCAACCATAACCCACAAAACCATTAGCCACCATCACAACCCACTGTCCCCACCAAACAACCCTAAAACCCCACACAAACAACCTCCACCACCTACCAAACCCATGAACCTAGCAACGCTGAAATCCAAAACTCCAAAGCCGATctcaaccaaacccaaaaaaccaaCGCCGATCTCAATCGAATCCAAAACTCCACCACCCACCAAACCTATGAATCCAAAACACAAGAACAACCACGAATCCAAAACTCCATGCTACATGCCAATCTATAACCCATTTatcaccattttgttgagagagGAGAGTGAGCAATAGAGGAGAGAATAGAGTGATTGAGAGAACAGACATGAGATTGAGAATGAGAGAACACATGGAcagacttgagagagagagagagagagagagagaaactaattTAATAACAAGAGAATTAAgggaaaataatataatattggtAGCAACTTGCTATATTGAGCTGCTATTATTAGTAGTTCACTGTAGCTACAATGAGCTGCTACTATTAGCAGTTCACTGTAACAagttggtaaatttttttaattttagtaacaTTGATGTGAggtatttttgtgtgtttggagctataaaatagctttttaacaatttcaagaGCTTTGCTATGAATGCTCTAAGTCACGTAAAATGAAGGGAAGTACTTCTGTTCTGCCATCTCCGatctgattttgattttgatttttttttggtcatagAGCTTTGAAATCTTCTCAATAACCAACAAAAATCTTTctgataattttttcttttcttgaaagccatatttttcattttagggaTATGATAATTTGCTTATATAAGGAGAATTCGAAAGCAAATGCTAATGGAAACAGAATGTATTCTACATTCAAGTTTCAACGAAGATTTAAAAATGACAATTATCGCTTTTAGCATCTTAGATGATGGAGCCAAACTTAAAACTAACATAtcatcaacaattgtaaaaaatttgagCTAAGCCTGGTTTAAgtttggtttctcaaaaaaaaaaaaaaaagctgagcTAAGCTAAGTATATTAAAAGTTTAGACTTgtacatttaattttatttcgaaCACAAGATGAGCTCGGGCTCATTACCAAACAAAATTACATTGTTCAAGCTTGAGGAATGTTCTTGTGAAACAAGTTTGATCTTGTTCACAAGCTACTTGATTAACTTGTtttttcccctatatatatgtattcatgactaatatatatgttttagcTCTTCACAAAGCTATGAATTGTTACCATGGATATATTGTTTATTTAATcaataaactacaaataataatttaacatCATATAAACCTATTTCTAAACTTATAGTGCAATCAGGGGCGGAGGGAGCGGGGGCAGGTGCCCTTCCTAAACTTTCGAAATTTTTCACACGGTAGCTTAATGGacttttgaaaacaaaaacgtACTACAACTATAATATAAAACTATGGGTCCTACTtgttaatgattaaaaaaataaaaaaataacaacctTGCTACACCTACACGGAATAGGAATCAGTACCAGCATAGAactttggaagaaaaaaaaaacagtatatATAATGTAAACAAAGCACGCCTCccatcaaaaaggaaaaaacaattcGTTTGATACCAGTCTCTTTCGATTTGGACCTTAGAGTTTCTATGgagtttttaaaagcattcaatCTGGGTTTTTAAGTCACACGTTCAAATATTACAGGTATGCATACTCTTAATActtttactttgattttttttttttgaagaatcaaattatatgtttaaactatttatatttaattggatATCTTGATTTTACTATTCTTaatcataaatttataattcaaattatatgtttaaactatttgtatttatattgatctcttaatttgattattcttAACCATAAATtggtaattatttttctttattttaatgatatgacatatatatttgtagttaattGAGATTATGGAGAATCCTGATCATAATAATGAGTCCAAATCAAATACTAAACGAACTCATATCAAAGTGGATGTTGCAAATCTTCCCACGGATCCtggtttaagaataaaaatttctaactATCATCCTAATGAAAGAGATCAAATTAGAAGgcattatctacaaaataaaccttatCAACTAGTTGACCATGATTTTCCACAAAGTcaatttggcaaaaaaaaagcGTCGATTTAATCTATTGTGGTTCAAAGAATATCCTAGTTGGTTGGAATATAGCATTACAAAAGATGCTGCATATTGTCTATATTGTTATCTTTTTCAACCTGATATTGGTGATCAAGGAGGGGGAAACTCATTTGTTACTGAAGGATTCAaaaattcaggaaaaaaaaaaaaaaaaaaaaagaagaagaagaaggagaaattacaaaattacattGGGGATCACAACAACGCATATAATATAGCTCAAAGAAAATGTGAAGCTTTGTTAAACTGGAGACAAAGTATTCAAACAGTTATAAACAAGCAATCAAATGTTGAAAAATGGGAATATCAAACTCGTTTGAACGTAATAGTGGATTGTATTTGTTTTCTACAATGGCAAGGATTAGCATTTCGTGGCCATGATGAATCTAAAGACCCCAATAATCAAggaaattttcttgaattattaCGTTTTCTTACAAAGCACAATGAAGAAATTAATAAGGCAGTCCTCGAAAATGCTCctaaaaatcatcaaatgaCCTCTCCTgatatccaaaaagaaatagcAAATGCTACAGCTATTGAGACAATAAATGCTACTATTAAAGACATTGGAGACTCATTATTTGCTATTATAGTTGAAGAATCACGTGATATGTCTACTAAAGAAAAATTGGCAATTACTTTGCGTTATGTAGACAAATTGGGACATGTGAATGAGCGCTTTTTAGGAATTACACAAGTTAATAATACAACAACAGTGACACTAAAGAGTGCAATTGAGGaagtatttaataaatatagCCTAAGCATTAGTAGATTGTGGGGACAAGGCTATAATGGGGCAAGCAACATGCAAGGTGAGTTAAATGGACTAAAAACTCTTATTTTGAAAGATAATCCTTCTGCCTATTATGTCCATTACTTTGCACATCAGCTTCAACTAATATTAGTTGCAATAGCAAAAAATCACATCTAGATTGCAACCTTTTTTAACTTGGCTGCAAAGGTATCCAATATTGTTGGAGCATCATGCAAACGTCGTGATATTCGTCACGAAAAACGTAGTGCTAAAGTTATAGAAGCgctaaaaataatgaaatttcaaCTAGTCGTGGCTTGAATCAAGAAATGAGTCTAAAAGACCTGGAGATACATGTTGGAGTTCTCATTATGGTGCACTTGTTAATCTTATTCACATGTTTTCTTCTATAATTGATGTGATTGAAACTATTATAGAAGATCGTTTAGATTCTGATCAAAGTGTAGAAGCAAATATCTTAATTGGTTTACTCCAAACATTTGAATTCATATTTGATTTACATTTGATGAAAGATGTGCTTGGCATAAGTAAAGAGTTGTAACAGGCATCACAACGAAAAGATCAAGATATTGTGAATGCTATGAAGTTGGTTGACATTTCAAAGCAACGTTTACAGGCCATAAAAGATGATGGGTGGAACTCTTTGCTAGAGGAGGTTTCTACATTTTgtgcaaaaaataatattgatgtCCCTGATATGGATGATTTATATCAACCTCGACCACGACGAAAAgctcaaaacatgaaaaattcaCATCATTATCAAGTGGAGCCTTTTTATACTGTTATAGATATGCAACTTCAGAAACTTAAtagttgttttgaaaattttgaattattactTTGTGTTGCGTGTTTGAACCCATGGTGCGAACACAGGTACAAGCTCCCAATTATA from Castanea sativa cultivar Marrone di Chiusa Pesio chromosome 11, ASM4071231v1 harbors:
- the LOC142616685 gene encoding uncharacterized protein LOC142616685 — protein: MTSPDIQKEIANATAIETINATIKDIGDSLFAIIVEESRDMSTKEKLAITLRYVDKLGHVNERFLGITQVNNTTTVTLKSAIEEVFNKYSLSISRLWGQGYNGASNMQVSLSYVNPDNLFSAFNKEKLIRLAQFYPSDFSTVQLSFLDNQLETYIHDMRSIEEFSALNGIGELAEKMVEMKKDVSYLLVYSIMTLALILPVATATVEKAFQR